The proteins below come from a single Gimesia alba genomic window:
- a CDS encoding metallophosphoesterase family protein, which translates to MRVLVISDIHSNWAALSAIQEEFDYCLCIGDLVDYGTDPLPCIEWVKQNVTACVRGNHDHAVAQRVEAKGTTGFRKLACFTRPLHWELLDRVRMKYLARLPISQQVTIEGTTFYLVHGTPRDPLDEYLGDNQAAWNARLQGINADFICVGHTHIPFHLDLGEKQVVNPGSVGQPRDGDPRCSYAIIEDGKVTLKRKEYDIPAAIRQMEEMGLTGESLEMASSVLLNGRLS; encoded by the coding sequence ATGCGTGTGCTTGTGATATCGGATATTCATTCAAACTGGGCGGCGCTCTCTGCCATCCAGGAAGAGTTCGATTACTGCCTCTGCATCGGTGATCTGGTTGATTATGGTACGGACCCATTACCCTGCATTGAATGGGTCAAGCAGAACGTGACTGCCTGCGTGCGCGGGAATCATGATCATGCAGTGGCGCAGCGCGTGGAAGCCAAAGGGACCACCGGCTTTCGTAAACTGGCCTGTTTCACGCGGCCTCTGCATTGGGAACTATTGGATCGTGTCAGAATGAAATATCTGGCGCGACTGCCGATTTCGCAGCAGGTGACCATCGAAGGCACCACATTTTATCTGGTGCATGGAACGCCCCGTGATCCCCTGGATGAATATCTGGGCGATAATCAGGCCGCCTGGAATGCGCGGTTACAGGGCATCAATGCCGATTTTATTTGTGTCGGCCATACCCATATTCCTTTTCACCTTGATCTGGGTGAGAAGCAGGTGGTCAATCCGGGAAGTGTCGGGCAGCCACGGGATGGAGACCCCCGTTGCTCCTACGCGATCATTGAAGACGGAAAAGTCACCCTGAAGCGGAAAGAATACGATATTCCAGCAGCGATTCGTCAGATGGAAGAAATGGGACTGACCGGAGAATCGCTGGAAATGGCTTCCAGCGTCCTCCTGAATGGTCGTCTGTCCTGA